Part of the Persephonella sp. genome is shown below.
AATTACTTGAAACTTGCTGATTTTTAGAATTATCTATTTCCTCTGATTGATTTTGGTGAATATCTTGATTTTGTGGATTTTCCATCCCTGAATTCCTAACTTCTCCTAAATTAAAACCACAATTTAGGCAAAATTTCGCATTTTCAGGATTTTCTGTTTTACATTGAGGACAGATTATATTCGCCATAAAGAGAAATCCCTCCATTTTTCATTTTTTATATTTTACACAATTATTTCCAGTGTATTTTCATTCCACAACTGGTGCAGTAATTTTGTCCGAAATTTAATCTACTTTTACAATTTCCACAAAAATATTTCAATTGAATTTTATTTTCTTTTTCTACCCAATATGTAGATTTCCCACAGTTTATACAATACTGTGCTTTAGCAGGAAATAAACCATTACAATATTTACAGCTTATAAAGTAATTCAAATTATTAAATGGAGATATTCTCAACAGAAAACTAACTTTTTTCATAAGTAAAATTATAGTAACTAATATCACAGCCGCTGCCCCTATAGAACCTATTTCTCCAAGAAAAGCAAAAAAATCATAAAGCCCATGTAAAAAGGCAGCCACAAAAAATCCTTTTATGACATCACTTTTTCTTGCAGGATTCTGCTTGTAAAGCCCAAGAGCAATTCCCCAATAAGATGCGAATAATATATGAACAGGAGAAGTTAAAATCCTAACCCATGTTATAAATATCCCTTCTACAAATCCAGCTTTAAACCCATAATAGATATAAAGTAAATCCTCTACAAAAGCAAAACCAGCAGCTGTTGCTGAAGCATAAATTAAACCATCAATAGGTTCATTAATCTGTTTAAAAGCATAAAATCTAACTGGAATAAGCTTTACAAACTCTTCTACAATCCCTACTACTACCACAAGATAAAGAAAAAATAAAAGCAAATTACTATTAAAGGGATTTTGTATAACATCATCTATAGATAAACCAAAAAACTCCAGTCCTAATTCTTCAAAAAAACTTGCAATTAAAGTAAGAAAAGCACCAAATACGAATGTAATTAAAAGTAGATGAAACGGTTCCTGTTCATATTTATCTAATTTCCAAAAGTAATAAACCCACCCTAAGCAAGCAAGCATAGAGATAAAAAATGAAATTACGATAAATAAGTTCATAAAAATCCTCAAAATGTTACCAGAAATCTACAGAATATAATAACTTACAAATATGGATTTTGTTTGAAATTTAATGAGGCTAAAAAATCTTTTTCATGGCGGAGAGGGAGGGATTTGAACCCTCGGAGCGGGGAAAACCCGCTCAACTCCTTAGCAGGGAGCCGCCTTCGACCGCTCGGCCACCTCTCCTTCCGAGGAGATTATATTATATCTCAGTAGACTTTTTTTTCAAATTTTTATCTTAGAAAAATCAGGAAATAAAGAATTCCAATTATTATTCTGTAAATCCCAAATGGAATAAATGTATGATTTTTAATAAATCCAAGTAATAGTTTTATGGAAATCACTGCAAATATAAAAGCCGTTATAAAACCTGTTATCAACGTTATCCAGTTATTCAGTTGAAATACCTGATAGTTTTTATACACATCATATCCTGTTGCCACAAACATTGTAGGAACAGCCAGCAAAAATGAAAATTCTGCTGCAACTTTACGATCTAAGCCAAGAAGTAAACCTCCTATAATAGAAGCTCCCGACCTTGAAGTTCCCGGTATCATAGCAAAAGATTGGAAAACTCCGATTAAAAAAGCCTTTGGATATGACACATCCTCAAGGGATTTTATTGGATAGTCCTTATTTCTGTGTAGATACTCAATAATAATGAATATAATCCCTCCAATAACAAGCATCACAGAAACTATATACGGGCTAAAAAGGGATTTTATCAGTTTATAAAGTAAAAATCCCAGAGCACCTGTCGGTATAAATGCTACTATCAGCTTTTTCCACAGCTCTATATCCCTAAAAAGTCTGTCCTTATACAAAAACACAACCGCAAGGATTGATCCAAGCTGAATAGCCACTTCAAATGTCTTATGGGCTGCTGTTTGCTTTATGCCAAGTAGATGAGATACCAGTATCAAATGTCCTGTGGAGGAAATTGGAAGAAATTCTGTAAGACCTTCAACAATACCTAAGATAATACTTTCTACAACAGTCAATCTATTCTCCTTTTTTCTTTTATTTTATCAAGACAGCATTTCCTCTGTTAATCTGTAGTTTAAAGCTTCTACTATATGTTTAGTTTTTACATTTTTTGAAGCCTCAAGGTCAGCAATGGTTCGGCTAACCTTTAGTATCCTGTGGAAGCCCCTTGCAGTTATTCCGTATTTTTTGGCAGCAAGTCTAAGGGTATTTTCTGCCTCATCTTCTAAAATAACAAATTTTTCAATCATAGATGGGCTCATCTCACTGTTAAAGTTTACAGGCAGCTCTTTAAATCTTTTTTTCTGTATATCAACAGCCTTTAAAACCCTTTCTCTGATTTGCTGCGAACTTTCTCCTGCTGACATTTTAGATAATTCTTCAGGCGGAACTGAATTGACCCAGGTTATCATATCAATCCTGTCAACGATGGGCCCCGATAGCTTATTCCTGTATCTTCTTATCTCTGCAGGCGTGCATCTGCACTCTCTAATAGGGTCATTTTTATATCCACAGGGGCAAGGATTAGCAGCTGCAAGAAGCTGGAATTTTGCAGGGAATTTGTATCTGCCGCTGGCACGGGATATGACGACTTCCCTGTCCTCCATAGGTTGACGGAGAACTTCAAGGGAAGAGCGTTTAAATTCTGGAAATTCATCTAAAAATAAAACACCATTATGGGCAAGGGATACCTCTCCAGGCTTTGGAATACTTCCTCCACCTATTAATGCCACATCAGAAATTGTATGATGGGGGTTCCTATAGGGCCTGTTTTTGACTATATATCCATCAAGTATTCCGGCCACGCTGTGTATCTTTGTTGTTTCTATTGCCTCCTCAAAGCTCATAGGGGGCAGTATAGAAGGAAAAGCTTTTGCCATCATAGATTTTCCAGAACCGGGAGAACCAATCATAAGAAGGTTATGAAATCCTGCAGCTGCAATTTCCAGTGCCCTTTTTACAGCATACTGTCCCTTGATTTCTGAAAAATCCGGATATCCTGAATAATCTGTGAACGTTCCCTCAATATCCGGTTTCACAGGCTTTTTATTAATATCCCCTGTTAAAAATCCAATTATCTCCTTTAGATGTTGAAACCCATAAACCTCAAGCTCTGATATCAGTGATGCTTCAGGGGCATTTTCCTCAGGAAGTATCAGTTTTTTGACACCTATCTGTTTAAGCCCATAAGCTATAGGTAGAACTCCTTTTATTTTCCTGATTGAACCATCAAGGGCAAGTTCTCCAATAAAAGCTGTATTTTCAATTGAATTTGGAGAAAAAATCCCTGCAAGATTTAATATTCCAATTGCAACAGGCAGGTCATAAAGTGTTCCCTGCTTTTGAATATCAGCAGGAGCCAGATTAACCGTTATTTTCCTTAAAGGAAAAGAAAATCCGCTGTTTATTATTGCTGATTTTACCCTTTCTTTACTTTCCTTAACAGCTGTATCAGGAAGACCTACAATTATAAATTGTGGAAGTCCCTGGGATATATTTACTTCTACTTCCACCTTAAATCCATCAATACCAATAAATCCCCCGCTCGTTATATTTGTAAGCATAATCCCTCCCTGAATTTATATTCCTATAAATTTTAGCAGATATGATTTTGGTTCTAATCGGCAAAGGCAAAATGGAATAAACTTTCAAAAAAGCTTAAAAGGAGAGATAACAATGCCAAATAGACTAATAAACGAAAAAAGCCCATATCTCAGGCAGCATGCATATAACCCTGTGGACTGGTATCCATGGGGAGAAGAAGCCTTTGAAAAGGCCAAAAAAGAGGACAAACCCATATTCCTGTCAATAGGCTATTCCACATGCCACTGGTGTCATGTTATGGAAAAGGAAAGTTTTGAGGATGAAGAAATAGCAGAAATCCTTAACAAATATTTTGTTTCTATAAAGGTTGACAGAGAAGAACGCCCAGATGTTGATAGTATCTATATGAATGTCTGTATGATGATGACAGGTAGAGGCGGCTGGCCTTTAACAATTTTTATGACCCCTGATAAAAAACCTTTTTATGCAGGAACATATTTTCCAAAAGAAGGTTCTCATACAAGAATAGGACTAAAAGAACTACTGCTAAATATTGCAAAGCTATGGCAAGAAGACAGAACAAAACTACTGGAAAGGGCTGACAAAATCTTAAATCATCTAAAAGAATATTCTAAAACTACTTCCGAAGACATAGTTCCACCAAATATATCAGAAATCTTATATGAAACCTTGAAAGATATGTTTGACCCATACTACGGTGGATTTGGAAGAAGACCTAAATTCCCTGTTCCCCATAATCTTATGTTTTTAATGAGATACTACTCCAAAACAAAGCTACAAAGTGCCATTGATATGATAAAGCATACCCTTACAGAAATGAGACTTGGAGGAATTTATGACCATATCGGTTATGGCTTACATAGATACTCAACAGATGAAAGGTGGTTTCTGCCCCATTTTGAAAAAATGTTATACGACCAGGCAATGCTTATGATTGCATATACAGAAGCTTTCCAGATAACAGGAGAAAAGCTATATAAAGAAACTGTCCAGCAGATAGCAGAATATCTCCAGAGGGATATGCTTTCACCAGAAGGCGGCTTTTACTCAGCTGAGGATGCAGACAGTGAAGGAGAAGAAGGAAAATTTTATGTTTGGAGTTATGAGGAAATAGAAAAAATAATCGGAAAAGAGGATATAAAACTGTTTGAAAAAGTTTTTAATATCACACCTGAGGGAAACTACCGTGAGGAGCACACAGGAAGATTAACAGGGAAGAATATTCTTTATTTGAAAAAAACTATTCCAGAACTGGCTAAGGAGTTAGGAATATCTGAAAATCAGCTTAAGGAAAAAATTATCATATGGAGGGAAAAATTATTTACCGAAAGGGAAAAAAGGGTTCATCCATTAAAGGATACCAAAATACTGACTGACTGGAATGGTCTTATTATTGCGGCACTTTCAAAGGCGTCTGTTATAGACCCTGAATATGCACAGCTGGCCAAAAATGTAGCAGATTTTGTTTTAAAAACAATGAAAAAATCAGATGGAACACTTCTCCACAGATATAAGGATGGCGAAGCTGAGATTGATGGCTTTTTATCTGATTATGCCTTTTTGGTATGGGGATTAATAGAGCTTTATCAGGCTACAGCTGAAGAAAAATATCTAATAGAAGCTATAAACCTGACAGAAACAATGATTAAGCATTTCTGGGATGAAAAAGGCGGATTTTTTGACACTCCTGACTTTGGGGAAAATCTGATTGTCAAGCCAAAGGAAAGTTATGATGGGGCAATTCCGTCCGGAAACTCAGTTGCAGTTTATAACCTGTATAGGCTGTTTAGAATGACAGGGGATTTCAGATACAGGGATTATGCAGACAAAACCATAGAAGCCTTTTCTTCAAAAATAAAATCAATTCCGGCAGGATACAGTATGATGATACTGGGATATGACTTTGGAAATAATAAAGGCAAGGATATCGTTATTGCAGGAAAGGATTATAAAGAGGTTTTAGAAAAAATAAATCAAAAATTCATGCCTTACAGCTCTGTCCTTGTGAAAAAAGGAGATATTTTAGATGAAAAGATACCATTTTTAAAACAGCTGCCTGTAGATGATAAACCTGCTGTTTATATATGTGAGGACTTTACCTGTGGACTACCTATCACAGATATATCCCAGTTAGACGAAAAATTAGGGTAGTTAAATCGGTTAATAAAGACTTATAATAAAGAAATAAAAACCTATTCACAGGTGGAAATTTGCTTAAGATACTGCTGATTGTTATTTTGATGTCTTATTTTGTGTCGTCTATAGGTTTTTGGGTTTATTTATTTACCAAAAAAGATACTGGAAAAAAGTTTGGGTTTAGTTTTTATGGAATAGCATTTTTATTGCAGCTGCTATACATAGGAATAAAAGATATACAGGCAAAAAGTTTTGCACTGGCAACCCAGCAGGAACTTCCATTTTTTCTCGCATTTTTAATCGGTGCTGTTTTTCTGGGACTTTCTTTTAAATACAAAACACAGCTAAGGGATTTTGGTTCATTGTTTGCACCTATAAATGTTTTCTTAGTGGCTCTTACTCTACCTCATTATGAAAAAGTAGAAATTGGCTACAAAAATATATGGTTCTATGCCCATGTGATTTTTTCAATGGTTGCTTATGCTTTAATCATAGCCGGTGCAGTGGTTGCAGCGGTTTATATTCTTACCCAAAGAGATTTAAAAAGGAAAAAACTGGATTCATTTCTGGTTTCCAAATTTTCTTCATCTCTGGTTTTACTTCAGGATATTGAATACAAAACAAATGTTGCTGCATTTATAATGCTGTCCCTTGCCTTAATTGCCTCTTCTGTCTGGTCAAGTGTGTATTTGGGAAAACACTGGATTTGGGATATTAAGCAGATAGCACTATCTTTATTATGGGTTTATTATGGATTTTTAATTCATATTATGGTTATAAAACATGAAAAAGGGAAAAAAGCCTCCTATCTGACTGTTGCAGGAGGCATTATGGCATTTATTATCTACTGGTTCATAAAACACCCTAACTATTAGTTTTTAAGAATTCTGATACTTTAAAAATAGGGAAAAACTCAAAACCTTCCTTTTTAATATTTTCTGCTCCACCTTCTTCTCTATCAACAATAGCTATAATACCCATTATCTCCAGACCAAAGTCCCTTGCAACTTTTGCTGCTTTAAGTGAAGAACCTGCTGTTGTTACAACATCTTCCACTATAAAAACCTTTTCTCCCGGTTGAACATTTCCCTCAATCTGTTTTCCTGTTCCGTGTCCTTTAGGCTCTTTTCTAACGACAAATGGTTTTATAGGCTGTTTATTCAGATAAGAAACAAGTGCCGTTGCATAAGATATAGGGTCAGCCCCAAGTGTCAGTCCTCCTATTGCATCAGGGGATTTATCCTTTATCATTTCAAAAATCAGATTTCCTATTATGTATCCGCCTTCAGGATCAAGGGTTATTGTCCTTAAGTCCATATAATATGTGCTCATTTTACCTGAAGAGAGTTTAAATATTGGCTTATCTGCAACCTTTAATGCCCTTTCTAATATCATCTGTTTAAGCTTCTCCCTGTAATCCAATTTCTAATCCTCCGGTTTCATATTGTAGTCATTGTTAAAATTAGTAAGATACCTATTATAGATATAAATATTGATAATGCTAAATAAATTTGTTTGTCTTTTTCAATCTGACCTTTTTCCAAATTTGATATCCATCTTGTATAATAAAAGTATGTATAAATAGCCAAAAAAACTCCTGCCAGTATAATTACAATCCCCAGATATGCATAAAAATTAAGGTAACTTTCATGAATAAGTTTTACTTTAAAATTATTTTTAACTTCTATTGAAACCAAATGAAGGAATAGTTCAAATTTCTCAACAACGAAACCCAGCACAATCAAAGAGATAGATGTGCTAAATAATGCAGTAGTTGCTCTCTCAACCGCCATTAAATCTTTAGGATCTATCTTTGGTTTTTTCTCCTCCATTTTTATATATCCATTTTTATTTTTTTCCTGACTCTGTAAACGTCATTCAGATTTATGTCTGCCTGTATTAAGCCTTCTTCTTCGTCTATAAATGCCAGCGTTTCTCCCCATGGGTCGTAAATCCCTGAACTTCCTGCATACTCAATATTTCCAATTTTACCTGTGGTATTACTGACTATAACAAAAGACTGGTCTTCAATTGCCCTTGCTTTTGAAAGCACTTCAAGATGGTATTTTCTCGGCTTTCCCCATTGGGCAGGAACAAGGATTATTTCTGCACCTTTTTTTCTTAAAGTGTATGAGATATTAGGAAATCTAAGTTCAAAGCAAATCATTATCCCAAGATTTCCATTTGAGCTTTCTGCCACATCAAAATTTTTTCCAGCTTTGAAATATTTGTGTTCCCCTGTTGGTCTAAATAGTTTAACTTTTGCCTGTTTGTAAACAATTTCCCCGTTATCTATAACAAATGCCTTGTTATAAATGGCATTTCTGGATTTTTCCGGAAGTGTGCCTGCAATAACCAAGTGCTTTTTATGGGACATTTCTTTTAAATATTTATGTATAGCAGGAGTTTCTTTTGCATGCCTTTCAAGATTTTCATTATCAAAACCACAGCTAAACATTTCAGGAAGTAGCACAAGGGAGTTTTTTTCAACTTTGTCTATATAGGAAAATATTTTCTCCAGATTTTTTTCTGTATTTCCCAGCTCCAGATTAACCTGCAAAGAATAAACAAGCATTATATACCTCTTAGTTTGGTTTGCAGATAAAGAATTTTATCATAAGATATTCTGTATGAGATTTTTACTGATAGGACTTTTGGTATATTTTCGAGGTTCTTGTGAATAATATTTATAAAAAGAAATCTTTAGAAAGGTTAGAAACGGCAAAATGGCAAATAGAAACAAAAATTACATCAACTTTGGGTTCTACACTATACTTTGCATTATTTAATTTTATGCAATCAGTTCTCGGAAAGCCTCCTGAAAATAAATGGAAACATATAGGAATAAACAAACACTTTTCTAAATATTGCAAAGATAATAACTTAACAGATAATCTATACTTTGAGGAACATATACAAAACATATGAAAGACTATATATTTATAGAATAAAATCAGATTATACCAACGAAGTTTATACCAATGAAGAAATAAAAGAGTTAAAAATTATTTTTGAGTTTTTGAACGAGGTAATAAGAAAATGGCAAAGTTAAAAGAAATAGAAACAATAGCTAATTATCTGTCCCAAATAAAAAATATTGAAGGTATAGAAAATATAGAAATAACAAATATTCCTGAGGATGTAGACGCAGATATAGGCATAAAAATAAGATTAGAAAAAGGATACTCATGGCAAGAAGTCTTAAATCAGTTAAATGACATAGAATGGGAGCTGTATGAAAGAGAAGGAGAACTTTTATCAGTATATAAAGAATTTACTTAATAAAGACTTGTTTTGTATTAAGCTCTTACTAATTATTGGATTTTTTATTTTTATTACTGGTTGTGAGAATTTTTATTCAAAGGTTTATGACAAAAGCATAAAAGAAAAAAATATCCATTGCGTAAGAATTTCTTATCAAAACCCTTTTATAAAAACCAAAATCATAAAAGCATTTAAAGAAGAAGGAATAAAAGTTCAGGATAACTGTCCTTATACTATAAATGTAAAAGCCAAATTCCTCTCACAATGCACATCTCCACAGGCAAAATCCATCGGTGCTGATTTTGATGGCTTTATGAGATTTGACCTTTTAGAAAAAGGAAAACTGGTTTATAGATGCCAGATGGACTGGAAAGGAAAGTTTTCAGAAGACAGGGTCAAAGATTTAATCAAAAAGATGAAAGAAGATATCGGGTTTAAATAAGTAGTTGTCTTGCAAAATTTCCCTTTAAGAAGTAATGTATATATACATCATAAGCGAGGTAAAGTATGAAAAGAACTCAAATTTATTTAGATGAAGAAATTTATAAATATTTAAAGGCAGAAAGTAAAAGAACAGGTAAAAGTTTATCTGAAATAATAAGAGAAAAATTAAGAACAGATCTAAAAAAATCAAAAGAAAATCTATTGAAAGCAATAGAAGAAACTGCAGGTATCTGGCAATATAAAACTGATAATGTTGAGGAAGCCCTCAGGAATCTAAGGAAAGGTAAAAGAATTGATAGTATTTGATACGGATGTTTTAATCTGGATTTTGAGGGGAAATCCAGAAGTTATTGAAAAAGCTAAACAAATCATAGAAGATACCAATGGATACGTGTATATAACACCTGTTCAAATTGCAGAAATATATGCCGGTGCAAGAAAAAAAGAAATTCCAAAAATACAAAAGCTTTTAAATAGTTTTAAACTTATAGAAATAAATAGTGAGATAGGAAAAGTAGCAGGAGAATTTATGAATAAATATAGGAAATCTCACAATGTTGAGCTTGCAGATAGTTTAATAGCTGCCTGTTGCACAGTCTATAATTTTAAACTTTGGACTTTCAATAAAAAGCATTATCCTATGATTAAAAACAATTTAATTTAACTTTTTATTTAAAGCCATCTTTTACCTTTTTCCTTTATTACCTGTTTCAGGTATGGAGCACTCTTTAAATCTACTATATCTACCTTATAAGGAAGGTTACTTTCCTCTAGAATATACCTTAGTTGAGACAATTTTCCACTTATATCCTTATCTAAATCAAAGGCTAAGTCTATATCTGAATACTGGGTATTTCTTCCTTCTGCCCGTGAACCAAAAAGATATACCTTTACATTTTCCCCTTTAAAAAATTGCTGCAAAAACTCTTTTAAATCTTCAATGGTTTTTACTTTTTGTGCTTTAAACATGCCGAAAGTTTCCAGTTTTAAGAATTATTTCACAGCATCAAAGTAATAATGTCAACAAAAAAAGGGGCAAAAGCCCCTTCAGAATTATTTATTCATCAGTTCAACAGCTTCCAGAACCTCAAGTCCAGATTCATGGATAGAAGTTTTACCGATAAATCCTGCAAGTCTTGCAACAGCTATCTCTTTTTCAAATGTTTCTTTATCAAGTCCGGACAGCTTAATTGCTTCTTCCCAGTTTTTAGGAAGTATTCTTACTCTTTTTTCTTTAACATACAGATTTCCAACCTGTTTTATAGCCTGTAGAATTCTAACTATAACAGGGTTTATTGGGTTTGCTATTCCTTCTGGGACTCCGGAGAGAGCTTTCTTAAGCAGTTTTCCCGCTTCTGTAAGTCTAATTCCATTGTTTGGAAGAACATCAAGGATATATCTTGCTTCTAATTTGTTAACAGCATATTGAACTTCTTCTTTGAGGGTTTCATCAAATTCTTTGAATAGCTCATCAAGGAACATTCCGTATTCTGGAATTTTATGGAGAACCATAAGCTCAAATCTTGTAAGGTTTGGTAGTCTTCTTACTGTGTAAGCAAGTTCTTCATAAAGTTGACCGGATTTTGTTGGGTATCCACCACCAACCAGATGTTCATTGACAGCCTCTTCATACCAGTGGTAGTTTGGTGCTCCAAATTCTGTTTTGGTAATAGATATAGCTTTTACACCTGTTGAGGTTATTTCTCTAACACCTTTTTCTTTTATATCCTGAAGAACTCTTTTTCCGTGGTTTGTCAGTTTATAAACAGTTTTTCCTGTTTTTTCATCTATTTCAGATTTAACAAGTTCAAAAGCTTCGAGGGAGTAAAGACTTTCTTTTACCGTGTCATAAAGCTTTTCATACCATTGGTTTCCTTTTTCCCAGAAATGTTTGAACAGGTCTTCTATCGTAAACAGTTCAGCCCATTTTTTCTTAAGCTCTTCTTTTTTCTGATATCCCATAGCCTGATTAATCATTCTGCCGTAAAACTCAATCAGGTGTTTATACTCTTTAAGAGGCTTTTCCATGAGATAGTGGACTATCTCTTCTGCTGTTGGAACAACTTCAGGGTTAGTTTTGTTTTTTTCCCATACTTTTTCAATTCCGATTAATAGTTCTTCGTCTAATGTCTCAAGGTTAAATGTTTTAACAGGTCTGTATTCCCTTTCACTCCAGAGTTTATAAACCTCAAGTAAAGCTTCTCCAGCCGGAAGAATATTTCCTTCTGCATCAATAAATGCCAGTTCTTCCAGAACTTCAGCTTCCTGTGGAGTTAAGGCTTCCATCCCACTATCAAGGACTTTTAGCAGTGCATACATATAATCTTCATTTATTATTGTTTCAAGGGATGGTGCCATTGTTTGAACTACCTTCTGGACAGCCTGTCCAAGTCCTGAAAGTGTATAAACATCAGAGTTTGGAACTGAGAATGAGATAAGTCTCATACTTTCAAGAACAAGTGGAAATCTACTATGTTCAGGAAGCATTTTTGTTTCTGCTGGACCTGTTGGCATAGAAGCAATATAGTTTCCAAGTTCTTTTGAAATCACAAGTCTTGGTTTTGCTTTTGTGTAAATGTCATAAACAGCTTTTGCATACTCATTTATTTCTTTGAACCAGCCTTTTTTCTCTTCATGAACTTCCTGCGCAAAACCTCTTTCTCTAAGTGGTTCAAATGTTTCTTCTCCTGTTAATCCACCACTTAAGATAGCAGCTTCTATCATTGCAATAACTTCAGAACCTATCCATCTAAATCTATCGTCCCACTCAGAAGGATGTTTGATAAGACCCTTTTTAATCATTTCTTCAAGGATATAAACAAGATTTCTTCCCCAATATGTCAGTGTATATTCAATTGGGGAATTGCCCTGTTCCAGCAGATTTTGAAGTTCCAGTTCAACATAAGGGTCTTCTTCTGCTTTGATTGTAATCTGGCAGGCAAGACCTTTTTCTTCCTGTGATTTTGCGTTTAAAAGTGCAAGTGCATGCTCTTTTCTAATAACCATAATAGCCCTCCTATTATTTTTTTCTTCATTATTTAAGATAATCCTTTATTAAAATTTTGTCAAATAATTTTAGTGAAACTTTTATAAATTTTCAGTTTGGCAACAAATACGGGATAAGTCATTTAATAATAAGATAAAATATTTGTTAAACATTTTAAGCCATAGGAGATATAAATGGACGAAAAAATCCTTTCTGCCCATGGATTAACTGTTGAGGAATACAAAAAAATTGTTGAACTTATAGGTAGAGAGCCTAACGAGGTTGAACTTGGAATATTTGGGGCTTTATGGAGTGAACACTGTTCTTATAAATCATCTAAACCTTTTTTGAAGGTTTTTCCAACAGATGCACCATGGGTTTTGCAGGGCCCCGGTGAAAATGCCGGAATTGTTGAGATAGATGATAAATATGCTGTTGCATTCAAAATAGAAAGTCATAACCACCCCTCATATATAGAACCGTTTCATGGGGCAGCAACAGGAGTCGGTGGAATTATCAGAGATATTCTCTCAA
Proteins encoded:
- a CDS encoding nitrilase-related carbon-nitrogen hydrolase, coding for MLVYSLQVNLELGNTEKNLEKIFSYIDKVEKNSLVLLPEMFSCGFDNENLERHAKETPAIHKYLKEMSHKKHLVIAGTLPEKSRNAIYNKAFVIDNGEIVYKQAKVKLFRPTGEHKYFKAGKNFDVAESSNGNLGIMICFELRFPNISYTLRKKGAEIILVPAQWGKPRKYHLEVLSKARAIEDQSFVIVSNTTGKIGNIEYAGSSGIYDPWGETLAFIDEEEGLIQADINLNDVYRVRKKIKMDI
- a CDS encoding ribbon-helix-helix protein, CopG family produces the protein MKRTQIYLDEEIYKYLKAESKRTGKSLSEIIREKLRTDLKKSKENLLKAIEETAGIWQYKTDNVEEALRNLRKGKRIDSI
- a CDS encoding type II toxin-antitoxin system VapC family toxin, with the protein product MIVFDTDVLIWILRGNPEVIEKAKQIIEDTNGYVYITPVQIAEIYAGARKKEIPKIQKLLNSFKLIEINSEIGKVAGEFMNKYRKSHNVELADSLIAACCTVYNFKLWTFNKKHYPMIKNNLI
- a CDS encoding nucleotidyltransferase domain-containing protein encodes the protein MFKAQKVKTIEDLKEFLQQFFKGENVKVYLFGSRAEGRNTQYSDIDLAFDLDKDISGKLSQLRYILEESNLPYKVDIVDLKSAPYLKQVIKEKGKRWL
- a CDS encoding DUF505 domain-containing protein, which codes for MVIRKEHALALLNAKSQEEKGLACQITIKAEEDPYVELELQNLLEQGNSPIEYTLTYWGRNLVYILEEMIKKGLIKHPSEWDDRFRWIGSEVIAMIEAAILSGGLTGEETFEPLRERGFAQEVHEEKKGWFKEINEYAKAVYDIYTKAKPRLVISKELGNYIASMPTGPAETKMLPEHSRFPLVLESMRLISFSVPNSDVYTLSGLGQAVQKVVQTMAPSLETIINEDYMYALLKVLDSGMEALTPQEAEVLEELAFIDAEGNILPAGEALLEVYKLWSEREYRPVKTFNLETLDEELLIGIEKVWEKNKTNPEVVPTAEEIVHYLMEKPLKEYKHLIEFYGRMINQAMGYQKKEELKKKWAELFTIEDLFKHFWEKGNQWYEKLYDTVKESLYSLEAFELVKSEIDEKTGKTVYKLTNHGKRVLQDIKEKGVREITSTGVKAISITKTEFGAPNYHWYEEAVNEHLVGGGYPTKSGQLYEELAYTVRRLPNLTRFELMVLHKIPEYGMFLDELFKEFDETLKEEVQYAVNKLEARYILDVLPNNGIRLTEAGKLLKKALSGVPEGIANPINPVIVRILQAIKQVGNLYVKEKRVRILPKNWEEAIKLSGLDKETFEKEIAVARLAGFIGKTSIHESGLEVLEAVELMNK